The following are encoded together in the Vigna angularis cultivar LongXiaoDou No.4 chromosome 9, ASM1680809v1, whole genome shotgun sequence genome:
- the LOC108346223 gene encoding uric acid degradation bifunctional protein TTL isoform X1 has product MEFSFDEKDFVSCCGSTKFAKDMVLASPFSSLQHAVSVARDVWFNNVDVNGWLQAFSAHPQIGNTHAPSVASEASAHWSKGEQSTALSTATGSSLQELSQWNARYREKFGFVFLICASGRTTDEILAELKRRYTNRPIVEFEIAAQEQMKITELRLAKLFSSTEDISSKIGNYSTAKKAEEDRISIISSHVTAASESSSGKPIQHPARTRPPITTHVLDVSRGSPAAGIEVLLELWRGVQPRPTFGATGGGNWVFQGSSTTDQDGRSGQLLSIVDDVNPGIYRISFNTGKYIPNGFFPYVSIVFEIKDSQKREHFHVPLLLAPFSFSTYRGS; this is encoded by the exons ATGGAGTTCAGTTTCGACGAGAAAGACTTCGTATCGTGCTGTGGAAGCACCAAATTCGCCAAGGACATGGTTTTGGCTTCTCCTTTCAGTTCATTGCAGCACGCTGTTTCTGTGGCGAGGGATGTTTGGTTCAACAACGTTGATGTCAACGGTTGGCTTCAGGCCTTCTCTGCCCACCCTCAGATCGGGAATACCCATGCTCCATCTGTTGCCTCTGAAGCCAGTGCTCA TTGGAGTAAAGGAGAGCAATCAACTGCTTTATCTACTGCAACTGGTTCCAGCTTACAG GAACTATCTCAATGGAATGCTCGGTACAGGGAAAAGTTTGGGTTTGTTTTTCTCATTTGTGCATCTGGCAGAACCACGGATGAGATACTTGCTGAGCTGAAg AGACGATATACAAACCGGCCCATTGTTGAGTTTGAGATTGCTGCTCAGGAGCAAATGAAAATTACAGAACTACGCCTTGCAAAGCTCTTTTCAAGTACAGAAGACATTTCTTCTAAAATTGGAAATTATTCCACTGCTAAAAAGGCAGAAG AAGATCGCATTAGCATCATCAGTAGTCATGTGACTGCTGCTTCAGAGAGTTCATCAGGTAAACCAATTCAACATCCTGCAAGAACTCGCCCTCCAATTACCACTCATGTGTTGGATGTGTCGCGGGGCTCTCCGGCCGCCGGTATTGAGGTGCTTCTGGAGCTGTGGAGGGGTGTTCAGCCTCGGCCGACATTTGGGGCCACAGGCGGAGGCAATTGGGTGTTTCAGGGGTCATCGACGACGGATCAAGACGGCCGAAGCGGTCAACTGCTGAGCATAGTTGACGATGTGAATCCAGGAATATACAGGATAAGTTTCAACACTGGGAAGTACATCCCAAATGGTTTCTTTCCTTATGTGTCTATAGTGTTTGAAATCAAGGATTCACAAAAAAGGGAACATTTTCATGTTCCTCTTCTGCTTGCTCCATTCTCATTCAGCACTTACCGTGGAAGCTAG
- the LOC108346223 gene encoding uric acid degradation bifunctional protein TTL isoform X2 yields the protein MEFSFDEKDFVSCCGSTKFAKDMVLASPFSSLQHAVSVARDVWFNNVDVNGWLQAFSAHPQIGNTHAPSVASEASAHWSKGEQSTALSTATGSSLQELSQWNARYREKFGFVFLICASGRTTDEILAELKRRYTNRPIVEFEIAAQEQMKITELRLAKLFSSTEDISSKIGNYSTAKKAEDRISIISSHVTAASESSSGKPIQHPARTRPPITTHVLDVSRGSPAAGIEVLLELWRGVQPRPTFGATGGGNWVFQGSSTTDQDGRSGQLLSIVDDVNPGIYRISFNTGKYIPNGFFPYVSIVFEIKDSQKREHFHVPLLLAPFSFSTYRGS from the exons ATGGAGTTCAGTTTCGACGAGAAAGACTTCGTATCGTGCTGTGGAAGCACCAAATTCGCCAAGGACATGGTTTTGGCTTCTCCTTTCAGTTCATTGCAGCACGCTGTTTCTGTGGCGAGGGATGTTTGGTTCAACAACGTTGATGTCAACGGTTGGCTTCAGGCCTTCTCTGCCCACCCTCAGATCGGGAATACCCATGCTCCATCTGTTGCCTCTGAAGCCAGTGCTCA TTGGAGTAAAGGAGAGCAATCAACTGCTTTATCTACTGCAACTGGTTCCAGCTTACAG GAACTATCTCAATGGAATGCTCGGTACAGGGAAAAGTTTGGGTTTGTTTTTCTCATTTGTGCATCTGGCAGAACCACGGATGAGATACTTGCTGAGCTGAAg AGACGATATACAAACCGGCCCATTGTTGAGTTTGAGATTGCTGCTCAGGAGCAAATGAAAATTACAGAACTACGCCTTGCAAAGCTCTTTTCAAGTACAGAAGACATTTCTTCTAAAATTGGAAATTATTCCACTGCTAAAAAGGCAGAAG ATCGCATTAGCATCATCAGTAGTCATGTGACTGCTGCTTCAGAGAGTTCATCAGGTAAACCAATTCAACATCCTGCAAGAACTCGCCCTCCAATTACCACTCATGTGTTGGATGTGTCGCGGGGCTCTCCGGCCGCCGGTATTGAGGTGCTTCTGGAGCTGTGGAGGGGTGTTCAGCCTCGGCCGACATTTGGGGCCACAGGCGGAGGCAATTGGGTGTTTCAGGGGTCATCGACGACGGATCAAGACGGCCGAAGCGGTCAACTGCTGAGCATAGTTGACGATGTGAATCCAGGAATATACAGGATAAGTTTCAACACTGGGAAGTACATCCCAAATGGTTTCTTTCCTTATGTGTCTATAGTGTTTGAAATCAAGGATTCACAAAAAAGGGAACATTTTCATGTTCCTCTTCTGCTTGCTCCATTCTCATTCAGCACTTACCGTGGAAGCTAG